The genomic interval ATGGCGACTGTCATCGGAAATTAGCGCGCtttcaaaataaatcattttatttcgtcatccgatgtatttttttctttcaaggtAAAAATCAAGTATCTCAAACAGCGGTACCAATTCTGAAATTATTACATCTTGGCATTCGATAGCAAAAAGACGCGACTGTCATAAAATCACATGTTGTagcagaaatgaaaataaatattcaggTTGACCAACGTTGTGATACCAAAACTCCACAATGAGAGAGAACGAGATGACCTATGGAATGATGGCATGATAGCGTCAGAACTGCGTGTACCAGCTGATTTGGCTAGTAAAAAACTTCATGGTAGTTGAGTTAACTGGTAGTTGGTTGGGAGATTTGTGATGGCCGTGTGTTGTCGTGTTTCTATGAGAAACACAGTTAcaaaatccttcaaaaaaataaatagtttATAATGTATCCCCTATTTCATACACGGACAATAATCGCTGTACGGTCCAGCATATCCAAACGTACGTATCGATGTACTTTgttgattataaattataattcattaaCGATAGTTCACTTGTCGAGCTCCGTTGTGGAGAGCTTATCCAGACACAATACATGCCGTCTCATGTTTATGTAACGTGTGTATTTCACGACTATTTTTACCATTGACGGTTATCATAATTCCAGTGATCTGCTACCCTACAACCATTGATCATTTTCACATGATTTATTcagttgattttcaatttgaaatatctTTTACATGCGTAGGTTAGATTTCATTACTTATGTATGACTGGTTACTGAAATCAATGTGGTCATGTATGAGATCTTCCTGGATTTGAATGAGACCGACATCATGAGTGCTTACTCGGCcgctattttaattatttaaaaggAATTCATTCGCTATCATATGTCAAACATATTGTATGcacaactttgaaaaaatagtcATTCACATTCACGAGCCGCTATAAAGTAACTAGTCTCAATGTTACTATCCTGTCATTTCTTTCAGATGGATATAATTGTTGGACATGGTGCAGTCACATGAATCGGTTGGAGAATATTGCCCCACTTTATTCAAGTACTAGAAAAATCCAATCAGTTTCAAGACCTACAGATCCTGTGTTCATGAGTTACCATATTATAAGTCCTTTGTACAtgcaaaatagaaatttttatgtTACTCCTATCTGGAATGGACAAGAGCACTCCTCGAAGGTTGAAGAGACCGTTAAAAACattaaagaacaaaaagaacaattggagaaagagaaacaagCAGTTAGCACAAGCGCAGTAGCAGAAGCTCCCACAAAAGCAGTTGTCGAAAAACGCACTATTTGGCAAAAAGTGAAGGCTGAGATGCTGCATTATTATCATGGGTTTAGATTATTGGGTCTAGATATGAAAGTATCTGCAAAATTAATATGGCGTATCTTAAATGGGAAAGATTTGAGCAGAAGAGAACACAGACTGGTATGTTTCAGTTTGGACTTGACTTAATTCAATAACTCAATCGTTCACTGGTTATCGAATGATACTGTAATTTTATTCTGTCCATCCTTGTTTATAGCTAATCAAAACTACAGGCGATGTATTCAGACTGATACCATTTTCCGTGTTTATAATTGTTCCATTTATGGAACTCCTACTGCCAGTAGCCATCAAACTATTCCCAGGACTTTTACCATCCACGTTTCAAACAGCAActgaaaaagaagataaacTTAAACAAGCTTTAAAGGTAAATGCTCATTCACTTTTTACCAGgcttatttttctcccatgATTGAAGAGTGCATCTTATTTGTCAGTATTCTTGTTTTCTTTGGAATAAATTTCGTCAACTGTCAGATCATAGGTGCCTCAGAAATTAGGTCAATTCAGAGTGTATATAGACTGTAATGCACAAGCTATGTTACAAATTGGCCAGATTAGATATCACGTGAATAGATTATGTCATTGTTCGATATCTGTATTGGTGATATCTGATTGTTGCCACTATGATTTGCGTTTGTAACTTTTCCTCTCCAGACACCCACAGATTATAAAATACAAGATTATAACTGTACATTATATCTCTGTGTGTTATTTCAGGTAAAATTGGAGGTAGCAAAATTCCTGCAGAAGACACTAGATGATATGGCTGTACAGTCATCGGATAGGATGTCACATAAAGCTAAAGAGTTCAGCGACTTTTTCTACAAAATTAGAACGACTGGCAATGTTGCAACAaacgatgaaataatgaaGTTTAGTAAACTTTTCGAAGACGAAATCACATTAGATTCTCTATCTCGGCCGCAGTTGATTGCACTATGCAGAGTAGTAGATGTTCAAACTTTGGGGACTACCAATTTCCTCAGATTCCAATTGAGAATGAAGTTAAGAAGTTTGGCAGCCGACGACAGGGTTTGTTGAGAATATTTCATGTACGATTCCACTCATCGATTTAACAAAATTCGTGTCCGCTCATGTAGTGCTGTGATATTTTAATAGCTGATTGAGAAAGAAGGCGTCGAATCCCTGACGAGAACAGAATTGCAGCAGGCGTGTAGAGCTCGAGGTATGAGGGCCTATGGAATGCCGGAAGGAAGATTGAGGGACCAATTAAGGCAATGGTTGGACCTGAGTCTTAGTGAAAAAGTTCCTCCAACTCTCCTGCTTCTATCCCGAGCTCTGATGGTCCCTGAAACTATTCCTACTTCTGATAAACTAAAAGCCACTATATCAGCTCTACCCGACACTGTGGTAGCTCGTACAAAGGGTGCCATCAGTGAAAAGGAGGGCAAAGTTGATCACCGAACAAACATTGAAATCATCAAAGAAGAGGAACGCCGAATTGAAGAAGAACGTCAAGAAAGAAGGGAGGAGAGAGTTCCTGAACCATCCACCATCGATCTTAGTCTGCATAATAAAGACGAAATCACTACTAAAGATGTCAAGGTCTTGGAACAGGCCTTGGATAATCTAGGAAAGGTACATAAGTAGACAAATCATTTGTGATAGTAGCTAAGAATATGCATGTGCAGTTTACATCAGTGTTGAACGTCTGATTTCTTTTGAAATAGGAGAAGAAAATGGCAgttgaaaaggaagaaatcaAGGAACTGAAGGAAGAGATGGCAGAATATCAAGAGGACATCCAGGAATTGTATCAAATGAAAGCACAAGCTAAGGGTGAAGCAGACATCGACGGGTTGAAAGTATCAAAGGGAGCCAAACGTTTGTTTACCAAGGTTAATAAAATGATCAACAAGATGGATGCTGTATTAGCAGAACTTGAACAATCGGAGAagcaaatgaaagaaaaaattgaagctcTTAGTTCTGAGGAAAAAACAGACTCTCAGGCTGCAGCTGAACTTGTGAAGATAGATGAGCTTATCGCAGCTATAAAAAAGATCCAAAACGTTCCCGATGAATCTAGATTGAATAGAATGGCAGAGATCCTTGGAAGGATCGATGATGACAGGGACGGTGCCATTAAAATCGAAGATGTTCTCAAGGTAGGTATCAGTTTTCTTTGGTAAATTCATTGATGGCGACTGATTTTAACCGTTTATTTTCTCGACAGGTTGTGGAATTGATAGGACAAGAAGATGTGAAACTCAGCAAAAAACAAGTGGATGAGCTCCTCGAACTCATGGACAAGGAAGAGGTACTAGAAGTTGAGGAACAGATCCAAaaagcattgaaaaaaataggaaaagaagaaaaggaagctCTTGCAGAGGTAAAAGTGATAGATGAAAAAGATGATACTTCACCTAAGACGTCCCAACCACAACCGAGTGAAACTGAACGGACAACCGAATTTTCAAGTACGAAGCCGCAAGAGAACAAGGGCACAATATCTACTGAAGACAGAAGTCACGTGGCTCAGCAACCGACAGGTGGAAAACCAGCGAATTCAGATATCGTCAGAGATCCTACAGTGACGTCGGTCACATCCAGTGTACCTCCAGCACCAAAAAAAGCTGAAGGTTCAAAACAACTGTGATTTTGTAGGGTTGAATGCAACCAGAAACATTGACTTATTCACATCCTAATCAAAGACAGATGaaatgaatcagaaaatattGCTAGTGGTTTCATTGAAATGTTTGGTATCCGTCGACCTGTTGCGTCTCAAAACCAGTGTGACAGTTAGCTAAATGGAAAATTATGGGAATCGATATAACACAATATGAAAGTTACTGCCTCCCCATTGCAagtggttgaaaaatatcttcgAATTCCACGTTTACAATATCGTGCATTTCTTTATATTCTATAATATGGAATGGTGCTTCTAACGTCCGTTTCGTGTGAATTCTAAACGAGGACATTGCATTCTACACATAATTACTTATAATTCATGAATACAATATAGTAACTTAGCATAATCGAAAGAGGGGTAATATTATTATGGTAATTACTACTCTTTATCTAAGTGACAATATGCATGCGCTGGCCACAATCATGTGTCGCTTATTGTtaactgaataattttcatttcgaataacAAAAGTCTTATTATCTCATCCAATAACCGAGGTATCATTCCATGTGATCGAAATCCAGTCATCGCCGCGAACACTCATAAATGTTTTCTCTATCCAGTTTTAGCCATTAGAAACTACACAACCCACACAAGCGCCCCCGTGTATGGAACATGGTGCAAAATGTGATGAATGATATAGATGCAAGTATATGTTGTATAGGCATACTGGTATGTGCGTATGTATGCATTCATCTATtcatgaaatatgaaatacgaaaatgaaataattgttaaTCAATTCAAGATTGTACCGTTGTTATATTAAAACGAAGTAATTCAACAAAGAttctatattttcattatttggctttagtatttatttttatttttatttttttttcacaactacATCTACTTTGCTACTTGGATACCTAATATACTTTTTCATCGTAAGGTTGTTAAGTTATAATGTATAGCTGTAGCTCCTGGACAGTATTT from Athalia rosae chromosome 1, iyAthRosa1.1, whole genome shotgun sequence carries:
- the LOC105689097 gene encoding mitochondrial proton/calcium exchanger protein → MYPLFHTRTIIAVRSSISKHGYNCWTWCSHMNRLENIAPLYSSTRKIQSVSRPTDPVFMSYHIISPLYMQNRNFYVTPIWNGQEHSSKVEETVKNIKEQKEQLEKEKQAVSTSAVAEAPTKAVVEKRTIWQKVKAEMLHYYHGFRLLGLDMKVSAKLIWRILNGKDLSRREHRLLIKTTGDVFRLIPFSVFIIVPFMELLLPVAIKLFPGLLPSTFQTATEKEDKLKQALKVKLEVAKFLQKTLDDMAVQSSDRMSHKAKEFSDFFYKIRTTGNVATNDEIMKFSKLFEDEITLDSLSRPQLIALCRVVDVQTLGTTNFLRFQLRMKLRSLAADDRLIEKEGVESLTRTELQQACRARGMRAYGMPEGRLRDQLRQWLDLSLSEKVPPTLLLLSRALMVPETIPTSDKLKATISALPDTVVARTKGAISEKEGKVDHRTNIEIIKEEERRIEEERQERREERVPEPSTIDLSLHNKDEITTKDVKVLEQALDNLGKEKKMAVEKEEIKELKEEMAEYQEDIQELYQMKAQAKGEADIDGLKVSKGAKRLFTKVNKMINKMDAVLAELEQSEKQMKEKIEALSSEEKTDSQAAAELVKIDELIAAIKKIQNVPDESRLNRMAEILGRIDDDRDGAIKIEDVLKVVELIGQEDVKLSKKQVDELLELMDKEEVLEVEEQIQKALKKIGKEEKEALAEVKVIDEKDDTSPKTSQPQPSETERTTEFSSTKPQENKGTISTEDRSHVAQQPTGGKPANSDIVRDPTVTSVTSSVPPAPKKAEGSKQL